The Halobacillus ihumii genomic sequence GAGAATTAAAGCCATAGTTATTCATGATAAGACCCACATTCGGTTCACGGGCAACAGAGTGAGTCATGCCAATACTTTCTCTTTTTAACCCAAGAAAAACGGCAATAGGCAGAGCCAAGAAAATCGTACCTAGATTCCCGAATTCTTGGAGAAGCAAAGCGGGACCCGCTTCAATAATTTGCGGAAGTGAGGGACCTATAATGACGCCAATTTTTGCTATGAGCAGCGTTACACCAAGGACGATTAGTGGTTCAGCATTCTTTGATTGTTTTTCTTTTACAACTGGAGTAAAAAACAGGGCAAGACCGATTATGATGGCATAAAGCATAGGCAGCAGTAAAATAACACCAGGACCTACCGAAAATTCATGTGTTCCAATCCACTCTGTCAGCAGCACAATACCAAATACAAGAGCATGCAAACGCCAGTCTTTCCATAGATTTTTTTGAACATCAGACATAAACGTACCTCCCCGTAGTTAATCACTCATTTTTTAAAACACTTAGAGTTAGCTGACTGCTAAGTTATAGAAATACTATTCTTTGTCAATCGATTCTACGTATGACTTCAGCACATGAACACCCTGAACGCAATCATTTAAAGAAGACCATTCTTTCGGATTATGACTTATCCCCTTTTCACTTTTTACAAATAACATTGCAGCCGGAATGTGGCGTCCAATGATCAGCGCATCGTGTCCTGCACCACTTGACAGTTCTGTAGCTCGAATGCTGTGCTGCTCCATAGCTTGGCGCAAATGTTGTTTAATCTCAGACTGGATCGGTACTGGGGTGACTTGCAGTGTTTGTTGATGAGTACAACGAACGCCGAATTTATCAGAGGCATTCTCAGCTTCTGATATGATAAGTTGAATTAGTTCTGTACGTGTTTCTTCATGAATATCGCGAACATCCACATGTAAAGCAACTTTCCCCGGAATAACATTGATGCCGTTTGGGTAAACATGGAGCTTCCCTACCGTAGCGACTGCAGAATCACTTACCTGACCAGGCAGTTCGTGGATATTGCTAATAAATTCCCCAGCAGCAACTAAGGCATCTTCTCGTTCTTTCATTGGTGTGTTTCCTGCATGTCCTGCGTTACCGTGGAATTCAACTTCGAGCCAGCTAGGACCTGCAATACCAGACACGATCCCTACAGGTAGATTCTGCTGCTCTAACTTTTTGCCCTGTTCAATGTGAACCTCGACAAACGAAGCAATTTCTTCTAAATTTCGTGCAGCATCAGTGAAACTCTCCTCTGA encodes the following:
- a CDS encoding DUF3100 domain-containing protein; its protein translation is MSDVQKNLWKDWRLHALVFGIVLLTEWIGTHEFSVGPGVILLLPMLYAIIIGLALFFTPVVKEKQSKNAEPLIVLGVTLLIAKIGVIIGPSLPQIIEAGPALLLQEFGNLGTIFLALPIAVFLGLKRESIGMTHSVAREPNVGLIMNNYGFNSPEGRGVMAIYIFGTVFGAVFMGLISGFLATITPLHPLSFAMASGIGSGSMMAAASGSLVAAFPSMETEILAFAGASNLLSLSTGLYMSIFIGLPLTEKLYNVLTARRDKKSHVKTGRGA
- a CDS encoding M20 family metallo-hydrolase is translated as MSKEWDLYARLIEDYDSSLSFNGINGDRIAKRLHEISKIGLTEDGGSHRVGFSQEEKQAKLLVKEWMEELGLTIIEDGAGNVFGRMEGKDPSLPAIVSGSHLDSVPNGGHFDGPLGVLSSIELVEAWKETGYQPSRPYEVVIFSDEEGSRFNSGLTGSRAMTGDVDMELQRSLVDSNGNSFEQVMNKIGLSEESFTDAARNLEEIASFVEVHIEQGKKLEQQNLPVGIVSGIAGPSWLEVEFHGNAGHAGNTPMKEREDALVAAGEFISNIHELPGQVSDSAVATVGKLHVYPNGINVIPGKVALHVDVRDIHEETRTELIQLIISEAENASDKFGVRCTHQQTLQVTPVPIQSEIKQHLRQAMEQHSIRATELSSGAGHDALIIGRHIPAAMLFVKSEKGISHNPKEWSSLNDCVQGVHVLKSYVESIDKE